In Leuconostocaceae bacterium ESL0723, the following proteins share a genomic window:
- a CDS encoding metallophosphoesterase, with protein sequence MEKIRLLHTNDLHSHLENWPQIVRFLHQEQDQFAGEVFTFDIGDAIDRLHPMTEASLGQDNIQLMNEAHYRAVTIGNNEGLGLNHEQLNVLYEHANFDVLLANLLEKPEMQLPKWAKPYAVYQSQVGTKVGVIGMTAPYGLTYPLMGWQPEDVDQTLDKYLPELRQESDVVVLLSHLGLPTDRRLAQKYDLDVILGAHTHHVLPEGEMVAGTILGAAGRYGDHVGVVDLELDDQHQVQAKSARAIPAVKLPVESHDLEEVRDWLTLGKRQLRRQVVTHLPAALQPDQQAQDALAALSEFLQVSAAMVSTGMFVETLPAGPLSRYELLESMPHSVNPTTFTLTGAQLKTLLAEIRESQSELLDYPMKGSGFRGRIFGKMVFKDLHQDPASGQVYYQGKAVSDQENYQLAALDHYKWISFFPVLNDVPVEIHLDLQLRELMADYYQQKYGPAD encoded by the coding sequence ATGGAAAAAATTCGCCTACTGCACACTAATGATTTACATTCCCACTTGGAAAATTGGCCCCAGATTGTCCGATTTTTACACCAGGAACAAGATCAATTTGCCGGCGAAGTTTTTACCTTTGATATTGGGGATGCCATTGACCGCCTCCACCCGATGACCGAAGCTAGTTTAGGCCAGGACAACATTCAGCTCATGAATGAGGCCCACTATCGGGCGGTTACGATTGGTAACAATGAGGGATTAGGCCTCAACCACGAACAGCTCAATGTTCTTTATGAGCACGCTAACTTTGATGTTTTACTGGCTAATTTATTAGAAAAACCGGAAATGCAGCTACCCAAGTGGGCCAAGCCCTACGCGGTTTACCAGAGTCAGGTCGGTACAAAGGTTGGGGTAATTGGGATGACGGCTCCTTACGGGCTAACTTACCCCCTGATGGGTTGGCAGCCAGAAGATGTGGACCAGACCCTGGATAAGTACTTGCCAGAGCTACGGCAGGAAAGTGATGTGGTGGTGCTGCTTTCCCATCTGGGCCTTCCGACTGACCGGCGCTTGGCGCAAAAATACGACCTGGATGTGATTCTGGGTGCCCATACCCACCATGTTTTGCCTGAGGGGGAAATGGTGGCGGGGACCATTCTGGGCGCAGCCGGCCGATACGGGGACCACGTCGGTGTGGTCGACTTAGAGCTAGACGACCAGCACCAGGTCCAGGCCAAGTCAGCCCGGGCGATTCCAGCAGTGAAATTGCCAGTTGAGTCCCACGATTTAGAGGAAGTTCGTGACTGGTTGACGCTGGGTAAGCGCCAGCTACGGCGCCAGGTGGTAACCCACTTGCCAGCAGCCTTGCAGCCCGACCAACAGGCCCAGGATGCTCTGGCAGCACTGAGTGAGTTCTTACAGGTGTCAGCGGCCATGGTGTCAACGGGGATGTTTGTCGAAACCTTACCAGCCGGGCCACTGAGCCGGTATGAACTGCTGGAGAGTATGCCTCACTCAGTTAACCCCACTACCTTTACTTTAACGGGCGCACAGTTAAAAACCTTACTGGCTGAGATTAGGGAAAGTCAATCGGAGCTCCTGGATTATCCAATGAAAGGGAGCGGTTTTCGGGGGCGGATTTTTGGTAAGATGGTCTTCAAGGATTTGCACCAGGACCCGGCCAGCGGTCAGGTTTATTACCAAGGAAAAGCAGTTTCTGACCAGGAAAATTATCAACTGGCAGCCTTAGACCACTACAAGTGGATTAGTTTTTTCCCGGTCTTAAACGACGTGCCGGTTGAGATTCACCTGGACCTGCAGCTGCGTGAGTTGATGGCTGATTACTACCAGCAGAAGTATGGTCCAGCCGATTAA
- a CDS encoding YutD family protein, whose protein sequence is MDHETLKARTLEQQKKRQADYEVETFGDEVSIDGLQLRLVTNVKEAFDAGKLAMRYTPILAQYDLLVGDISADQLRLKGFYRDNHSGEREQRAEALQDYLYEYVNFGAPYFILENLTPKPVKKPSKSGRQRRRRTNRSRNNGGKRTNGSKGGEAKAPNNNAHKKGGQSASQKKRNHQFTIKKSE, encoded by the coding sequence ATGGATCATGAAACCCTAAAAGCTCGGACCCTCGAGCAGCAAAAGAAGCGTCAGGCCGACTATGAAGTGGAAACCTTTGGCGATGAAGTCAGCATTGATGGCTTGCAGTTACGCCTGGTGACCAATGTCAAGGAGGCCTTTGACGCTGGTAAACTGGCCATGCGTTACACGCCCATTTTGGCCCAGTATGACTTGCTGGTCGGGGATATATCCGCTGACCAGCTCCGGTTAAAAGGATTTTACCGGGACAACCACAGTGGGGAACGGGAGCAGCGGGCCGAAGCCCTGCAGGATTATCTTTACGAGTATGTTAATTTTGGGGCGCCTTACTTTATTCTGGAAAATCTCACCCCTAAACCGGTTAAAAAGCCAAGTAAGTCCGGTCGGCAGCGGCGCCGTCGTACGAATCGGTCCCGCAATAACGGCGGCAAGCGCACTAATGGCAGCAAGGGTGGCGAAGCTAAGGCTCCAAACAACAATGCTCATAAAAAGGGCGGCCAGTCGGCCAGTCAAAAAAAGCGGAACCACCAGTTTACCATCAAGAAAAGTGAATAA
- a CDS encoding biotin transporter BioY, with product MRKNNVQALAQTAVLLALLIVLGMVPAVPTGILPIPIVLQNLGVMLIALLLGPRWGSAAMVAFFALVAAGLPVLSGGRGGLAVLSGPTAGYLLAWALTPVLVFACQRLLVGWSGKLSQPLALWLGAVASSYLLGTLVLVGQTHLPFWPSLWANWAFILGDTAKVVIALILYRAVQRFGLVKTGVRS from the coding sequence ATGCGAAAAAATAATGTACAGGCCTTGGCCCAGACTGCGGTGCTATTGGCACTCCTAATTGTGCTGGGCATGGTGCCCGCCGTGCCGACCGGGATTCTACCAATCCCGATTGTCTTGCAAAACCTGGGGGTAATGCTGATTGCCCTTTTGTTAGGACCTCGTTGGGGTAGCGCGGCTATGGTCGCCTTTTTTGCCTTAGTGGCAGCTGGTTTGCCAGTCCTTTCGGGCGGTCGTGGTGGTCTGGCCGTTCTAAGCGGACCCACGGCCGGCTACCTACTGGCCTGGGCCTTAACGCCCGTCCTAGTCTTTGCCTGCCAGCGATTACTGGTTGGCTGGAGCGGCAAACTTAGCCAGCCCCTGGCCCTGTGGTTAGGAGCAGTAGCAAGCTCTTACCTGTTGGGAACCTTAGTTTTGGTGGGACAGACCCACCTGCCATTTTGGCCCAGCCTGTGGGCTAACTGGGCCTTTATCTTGGGCGACACGGCTAAGGTCGTGATTGCTCTGATTTTGTACCGGGCTGTGCAGCGTTTTGGTCTGGTTAAAACCGGAGTGCGCTCATGA
- a CDS encoding biotin--[acetyl-CoA-carboxylase] ligase has translation MTVKDQILAALLACQPDWLSGDQLADQVGVSRESVWKAVRALKQAGQEIESRKGLGYRLVGSHQVSAQAVRHWLTAEIHIAVQVFDQLDSTQLQAKKIVSQQVLDQPVAVVARQQTAGYGRHQRPFFAQADQGLYVSLILPNQVLGKLHPGLLTTAAAVAIVNTLQDYFPKDQFRVKWVNDILLNGLKVGGIITEAITELEDNHLSAVILGFFLNLWPIDFPAELAQKAGSILTDSQASLDVNHLLADLLTNITLVSRDYQDGRYLPVYRQLAQEMIGQMVTIQVGQDQKVGTVTGFNDQGALILKDDHGHEEGIYSGDVTKVHLNNHPNL, from the coding sequence ATGACGGTTAAGGATCAGATTTTAGCTGCCTTACTAGCTTGCCAACCGGACTGGCTTTCTGGTGATCAACTGGCCGACCAGGTCGGTGTTAGCCGGGAAAGTGTTTGGAAAGCCGTCCGAGCATTGAAGCAGGCAGGCCAAGAAATTGAAAGTCGTAAGGGATTAGGGTACCGGTTAGTGGGTAGTCACCAGGTTAGTGCCCAGGCGGTGCGGCACTGGCTGACAGCCGAAATTCACATCGCTGTCCAGGTTTTTGATCAACTAGACTCAACCCAGCTTCAGGCCAAGAAAATTGTGAGCCAGCAGGTCTTGGACCAGCCGGTGGCAGTGGTGGCCCGCCAGCAAACCGCTGGTTATGGTCGCCACCAACGACCATTTTTTGCCCAGGCGGACCAGGGACTGTATGTCAGCCTGATTTTGCCTAATCAGGTACTAGGCAAGTTGCATCCTGGTTTGCTAACGACCGCTGCGGCAGTTGCCATTGTCAATACCTTACAGGACTACTTTCCCAAAGATCAGTTCCGGGTTAAGTGGGTTAATGACATTCTCTTAAACGGTCTCAAGGTCGGCGGTATCATTACTGAAGCCATTACGGAGTTAGAAGACAATCACCTGTCAGCGGTGATTCTGGGTTTTTTCCTTAATCTATGGCCGATTGACTTTCCGGCTGAATTAGCACAGAAGGCGGGTAGTATCTTGACCGATAGTCAGGCCAGCCTAGATGTTAACCACCTGCTGGCTGATTTGCTAACAAACATTACATTGGTTAGTCGGGACTATCAGGACGGTCGTTATCTGCCAGTATATCGTCAATTAGCCCAGGAAATGATTGGGCAGATGGTTACTATCCAGGTTGGTCAGGACCAAAAAGTTGGTACGGTAACCGGCTTTAATGACCAGGGCGCCCTGATATTAAAGGATGACCATGGTCACGAAGAGGGCATCTATAGTGGGGATGTGACCAAGGTTCACCTCAACAATCATCCTAATTTATAG
- a CDS encoding branched-chain amino acid aminotransferase, whose product MTEQKAKPTDFKDWGDLGFAYHDLPYRYRAYFKDGQWNQGGLETSAEIPVHEAATGLHYGQDIFEGLKAYRRKDGGINLFRPDMNAARLQRSADRLMMAPFPADQFVDALKQVVKANQDFVPPYGTGASLYLRPFEFGNGPVVGVHPADEYVFSVFATPVGAYYKGGLKPNAYVTNEYDRAAHGGTGQAKAGGNYAASMLPGAQAHEAGYADVVYLDPRLHENIEELGSANFFGITKDGRFLTPKSPSILPSVTKYSLMEIAKEIGLRPEETTISINDLDQFAEAGAMGTAAVISPVGSITHHGKKHVFYSETEVGPWTQKLYDRLTAIQTGDEVGPEGWVVDVPLK is encoded by the coding sequence ATGACTGAGCAAAAAGCAAAACCTACCGATTTTAAAGACTGGGGCGATTTAGGCTTCGCTTACCACGACTTGCCCTACCGCTACCGGGCCTATTTTAAAGACGGCCAGTGGAACCAGGGTGGCTTAGAAACTTCAGCTGAAATTCCAGTTCACGAAGCGGCTACCGGCCTGCACTATGGCCAAGACATCTTTGAAGGCCTCAAGGCCTACCGTCGCAAAGACGGTGGGATAAACCTTTTCCGGCCGGACATGAATGCCGCCCGCCTGCAGCGGTCCGCTGACCGGCTGATGATGGCCCCCTTCCCAGCTGACCAGTTCGTAGATGCCCTTAAACAAGTGGTCAAGGCTAACCAGGATTTCGTGCCGCCTTATGGTACCGGTGCCAGTCTCTACTTGCGGCCCTTTGAATTTGGTAACGGCCCGGTGGTCGGCGTTCATCCAGCCGACGAATATGTCTTCTCCGTCTTTGCGACACCAGTTGGCGCCTATTACAAGGGCGGTCTCAAGCCCAATGCTTACGTGACTAACGAGTACGACCGAGCGGCCCACGGTGGGACCGGCCAGGCAAAGGCCGGTGGTAACTATGCCGCTTCCATGCTACCTGGTGCCCAAGCCCACGAAGCCGGCTATGCGGATGTGGTTTATCTCGATCCCCGCCTGCACGAAAATATCGAAGAACTGGGCTCAGCCAACTTCTTTGGTATTACCAAGGACGGCCGCTTCCTAACCCCTAAGTCCCCTTCCATTTTGCCTTCGGTAACCAAGTACTCCCTGATGGAAATTGCCAAGGAAATCGGCCTACGGCCTGAAGAAACCACCATTTCAATTAATGACTTGGACCAGTTTGCCGAAGCCGGTGCCATGGGTACTGCCGCTGTCATTTCACCAGTTGGCTCCATCACCCACCACGGTAAAAAGCACGTCTTCTACTCAGAAACCGAGGTTGGGCCTTGGACCCAAAAGCTGTATGACCGCCTGACTGCCATCCAAACTGGCGATGAAGTTGGACCTGAAGGTTGGGTCGTTGATGTACCGTTAAAATAA
- a CDS encoding xanthosine triphosphate pyrophosphatase — protein MRLVLASNNAGKTKEITTLAQEMGYQVVGYQELLGRRLDFPDETTDSQPQNAMAKAEYIHQFLPDEYILADDSGLYLAAFPERFGVVTSREFAKLGIYEAADEQAYLIDLYQGVKDRSAYLLADMALVTPDGHQRLAQAKGGVAIANHIGHGPYLGGLDNVLVAENQKILAEMDLDEVVAYHQRARALKELVATL, from the coding sequence ATGCGCCTGGTCCTAGCATCGAATAACGCCGGTAAAACTAAGGAAATCACTACCCTTGCCCAGGAAATGGGTTACCAGGTGGTGGGCTACCAGGAGCTGTTGGGGCGGCGCCTGGATTTCCCGGACGAAACCACTGATTCCCAGCCCCAAAACGCCATGGCTAAGGCGGAATACATTCATCAGTTTTTGCCAGATGAGTATATTTTAGCGGATGATTCTGGTCTCTACTTGGCGGCTTTTCCAGAACGGTTTGGGGTGGTGACCTCCCGTGAATTTGCCAAACTGGGAATTTACGAGGCTGCCGATGAACAGGCTTACCTGATTGATCTTTACCAAGGTGTAAAAGACCGTTCCGCTTACTTGCTGGCTGACATGGCTCTGGTTACTCCTGACGGCCATCAGCGCCTAGCCCAGGCCAAGGGTGGGGTAGCGATTGCCAATCACATTGGCCACGGTCCTTACCTGGGTGGTCTGGACAATGTCTTAGTAGCCGAGAATCAGAAAATCCTAGCCGAGATGGATTTAGATGAGGTCGTGGCCTATCACCAGCGGGCCCGGGCCCTGAAAGAACTGGTGGCGACTTTGTAA